GTTTCTGCAGATATGATGTGCAATTTTCAAGTAATTCCAAGTTATAGTTACCGTTTAGGCTTGTGTGGCAGTGTGAGACTAACCTGCAAGTGCTGTTTGTCTATGAAGAGGAACACTGACTGGTTAGGATTGTTCAGAACAATTCCAGTCTTGTCATTCCGGCTTAGTACATGCAGAAGATGTTTTTCATAATCACCATGATGAAATTCAAACTTTGCCTACAGAAGAAAAAGGAGGGGGAAAAGACACCATCAGTACAAACTGATAATAAGATCTTACCAAGGGTGTTTACATGTGGCATTTTTGTAAAAATCTCATGCACATTTTTGCTTGCATGTTAATTTCTTCGGGTTTTCCCCTATTCAATTGAATGCTGAACAAAAACCCAGCAAAACTGTGCGAGTTTTACGCAGCAGtttagctgcagaaaaaaaataactGCCAAGAtgccacgtgtgaacataccctaagggtatgtgcacacattgcagatttcatgCAGATCTGCAGCGCTATTTtacccacgcagaaacgctgcagatccacaagtgatttacagtattacagtacaatgcaaatcaatggcaaaaaataaaaatgctgtgttaatggtgcagaaaaatccacacagaaattGCAGATTAAAAAAATAGGACCATataaattctttttgcagatctgctgtgtttctgcacccattccataatagaaatccgcagaggtaaaaaaaaaataaatctgcaacatgtgcacataccaaaaaacagtcaaatctgcaacgtgtgcatatagcctatagCTTCATATTTTCAAAGACAAGCATGTACAAACAGGATGCCAAGAAGTGTTTACCGTAAGGTCCAACTCCTATTCTGTAGTCACATGGCTGTATGAAATGGTGTTAAGTTTTACTAGctagtatatacatacacacaaaataTACTTGCCAATACAGGCCTGTAGGGCTCCTCCGATCCCTTCCATCTTGAAAACAGAAGACAAACAATCTTCTCTATATCATTCCGAGGCCAAAGAATAAAGTCCATCTCTTGAGTACACCCAATTACATCCTATAAAATGAAGACAATTGTTAACATTTATATCTGTATGAATTAAAAGAAGATTTGGGGTTCTTACTGTAAAATCTCTATCGGTGCCTTCACtgggggggacacaggaaaccataggtatatgctgctgccactaggaggttaACATTATGAAATAAGACGTTGGCTCCTCAGGAGTATACACCCCCCGACTGGAGCCAAGCTGGTCAGTTAATGTTAAAGAAGTAGGAGAAGCAACCTGACAAAGAACACAGACCAGTCCAACAAAATAGAAAACTAAGGTACCTAGCTGGGAAAGTAGCAGACGCCAAGGGTCCCGAACCTTCCTCCGTCTGAACGAAGTAAAATGAAGCATGAAGGACTAACCTGCCAGTAGGCAGAAACTGAGAGAAACTTCAGATGGAAGAAGGCACAAGAGGAAAAAGTAAAAGAGTCCTTCAGGAATGAAAGCTGCAAATGTGGCTTCAGACACCTAGTTCCGAATCCCAGAGATTGGGTTGACTAAAGTGCAAACTGGATTTAATGAAGGCCAAGCCGGAAGTCAATGTGAGATTCCCGCAGGgatgttgaaaaaaaaataaaaaaaatcagacaccGCTTCTGCCCACAACAGGAGGAAGAGAGGGCGTACCTGCGACGAGAGGGAGAAAAAGCTAGGAAGGTGGTGCAGCTAACCACAGCAACTAGGCCACACAGAAGCCTGGGCCTAAAGTAAAAGAGGAGGCCAGTGAGACAGAAGGGGGGAGCAGCATGGAggctaaaaacaaaacaaacacctGTACCCATCGATCCTCCTTATGTAAACCCCACACAGGGACATATGGACCAAAAGGTCTGATCTAAgctcaggattagtgatgagcaagtatactcgttactcgagatttcccaagcatgctcgggtggtctccgagtagatTTAGTTTGTTGACTCCCCGACAAACAGgcattccccacatgtattcaagctgtctagcagccacaaatcatgcagctgcgttgacaaacaatctccgagcacgccgaagtaCTCGAAGACCACCTGAGCCTGCTCGGGAAATATCAAGTaacgagtatagtcgctcatcactactcaagatTACACGAAAAGACCCTCCTAAAGGGGCATACAGACTAAAAAGGTCCACTTTAAATCAGAAGGCAATCCTTAAGAGAAAACAGAGGGGGGAGGGGGCAAACCAAAACCTCATGATGGAATTTCATCTTCAGCCGAACTTCTCAGCACCTCTGCTAAGAGGAGAGAAAAGGATGTACCTCTCCATCCTGGTGATGTTAGGATCATCCGGACACATCCAAGCCTCTTGGGGTTGAGGGACATCTATGCCTCCtgaaaccgacaggctctggtgggcaagTTGACAGGAGACGGGGGCCGATATTCGGATCATCTAAACACTCATGTTAGTGGTTGAGGTCCTGCTGGCTAGACACAcacgaggatacggggtggcagtacacgacgTACTCAGTCTCTATGTGGGAGTACAGTGTGacttcacactgtatccctccagaaGTGAGAAGATCCATCCGAAAAAGAAAACGACAAACTGAGGTAAATTTAGAATCATAGATTCTAGGATTCTAAATATAAGTCTAGTAAAAGAACcgtgtgtccacctcctactggtaCGAAGCTAAAACGGACCAGCTTAgctccagtcggtggggtgtatacTTCTGCATAGTGtcaacctcctagtggcagcagcatacacccatggttgcctgtgtcccccaatgaagcaaggGCAATGTAATTTAAATGTGCCTCACCTAGTAGACTGTAGCTTGGACAGTGAACAGATTGTTTAGCAttgaccttagggtaccgtctcacaaaacgatttaccaacgattacgaccagcgatacgacctggccgtgatcgttggtaagtcgttgtgtggtcgctggggagctgtcagacagacagctctccagcgaccaacgatgccgaggtccccgggtaaccagggtaaacatcgggttactaagcgcagggccgcgcttagtaacccgatgtttaccctggttaccatcgtaaatgtaaaaaacaaacaaacaaaaaaaaaaaacacagtacatactcacattccggtgtccgtcaggtcccttgccgtctgcttcccgcactgactgactgccggccgtaaagtgaaagcagagcacagcggttacgtcaccgctgtgctttcactttacggccggcagtcagtcagtgcgggaagcagacggcaagggacctgacggacaccggaatgtgagtatgtactgttttggttttttttacatttacgatggtaaccagggtaaacatcgggttactaagcgcggccctgcgcttagtaacccgatgtttaccctggttacaagcgaacgcatcgttggatcggtgtcacacacacaccgatccaacgatgacagcgggagatccagcgacgaaagaaagttccaaacgatctgctacgacgtacaattctcagcggggtccctgatcgctgctgcgtgtcagacacagcgatatcgtatggatatcgctggaacgtcatggatcgtgccgtcgtagcgatcaaagtgccactgtgagacggtacccttagacaagcAGGATATCCAAATTCAAGCATTTGCATTTTGCTCATGTGAATAATCAATAAGACGACAAAGGGAAATCCAGAAGCCAAGTGTGAAACTAGAAGACTAATTGCAGACAGGTTCAAATGGCAGTatggcacacacacacaaaaaaaagccagCCACACCCACTAACTGCAGGTATGATTGCTTTGTGTGCTTATCCACCTTCTACTGAATGCAATATTCTGGGCTGAAACAGGCATGTTGTGATTTTGCCACATGTGGACCATCAGTTTGTGTAGTAAATTGCCTATGTGCACTAGTTTATAAGTGTGTGCAGTCCATAAATATGCTCGTCTGACTGAGCCCTTACCCTGCGCATTGACTGATAGCGAGGTGCATGAAGCTGTACTACATCCTTCTGTAGAAGCTCAAGGGAACTCTCCAAGGAATAGCTGGAATCCCGCACGCCTTTCAGAATATTTTCTTCATAGTTATTAGTCATAACTGGTATAACATCAGCTACTTCAAAGAGAGCTGACTTCTTTTTCtataacaaaacaaacaaaaaaacagcatGAGATGTAATAAGTGCATTCTTGTGAACTGTGTTCACAGCACAGGAGAAGCTACAGAAGAATTACAAAGCCACATTTTATGTTTTCATAAAAACCATTTTGGTAAACCCAAGATATTAAATAGcaaactttttttcttcttttccaagTAATCCCTAAAATCAGGCGGACAACTTAGGCCATGATCATATCGCATATGAAAGCCATCTTTGAGGATGTGCTAAATGCATCAGATTCTAATCTATTGGGGCTTAAAAGATTGTCATTTTGGCATATTCCGTGATGCAATGAAGGCAAAAACCTAAATTTGATATGCATGCACACTTTCGCCTGCTGCAGTGAGATTAGAGATTATCTACATATAGGCGAATGTTCTTTATAACACACCAAGTACTACTATAGACTCTTAGATCACAGATCTTGTGCCAATTAAGGATACCCCACAGCTTAACAGTCACCCTGGCAATGATAGGCACGATGGGAGGAACTTATTGCAAGTTGTGTCAATGAGACTGCACAAGTCCTCCCACCATTCTTTAACTGTATGATATTTATATTTTTGGCTAATGGTTTCTCGATTATCACAAGATCACAAATTCCTGGAGACAAGATTGGATACTCTATTCACAGGACTCCGTTCAGCATCCAGGTCGGTGGTATATGGCAGCTAGCAGGGAGGCCCACAAATCTCTTACCTGCTTCACATCGCACAAATGACGTGCCAGACCCGGCTAATCAAATGCAGAGCCAGGAACGACAGAAGGCAAGAGGATCTCAGTGACTTCTATCTAGCTCCTGGGTACCACTGACCTAAACCAGAGTCCACAAAATGATCCGCTCATCTATAGAGAAGATATTTTCTCTTTCATATACCTTGCTATAAAATGATATTGATTTATAAAGCACATTTACCAAGTAAAAACTTAAAcatctttaaagaagttgtccactacttagacaacttctcatacccctcgcttaGCCCCGACAAAATAAAAactatactcccctcctgtgccaTTCCCAGTGTCGCCACTAGTTCTCCTGGGGCCCCCGTGCTGTTGTGACACGTGACTccagctggcgtcactgtccccgccttcagacaaattgaacatgaggCGTTAGTCTGGGCTGCAGATGATCTCTGACTTCATGTTAGATTTATCCAGAGGCGGAGACCGTGACGTTAATTAGACACCAGCGTTACGTGTAACAGCACTGGAGCCCCGCAGAGAGCGAATGACGACACCGTGGGAACTgcacaggaggcgagtataggctttattattttattagggCCAAACATCGATCAAGGTGTTATCCTAgtagtgcacaacccctttaaggggaaTTTCTGCCACTTTGAGATCGCTGACAAATCCTTAGCATAGGTCAATATGAGATTAGAAGGGGATCCTCCACCTTCAACTGTAGTCACCTCCTGCAGATCAGCTCATAATTAGAATAGGTGCTGGTCTGCATTACACAGGAGCGTCCAATCAGTTTTTCGGCACTGTGGTGTTCCAACACTGTACACCAATTAGATCAGGCTTCTGCTGATGTTTCAAACAGCTGATCCATTGGGATGCCTGGTTTGTGGCATTGACCTTTATTTGGCGCCAATTTTTATGGCAGATTTTACCAAGGACTTGCAGGGCAATAAACAAAGCAGCCTAGACATGCCCCCAGAGGAGCCTGTGAAAACACCATACAAATTAGCACTGAGTAAAAAGTGCCTGTATCTTGAACTATATGgtggataaaagaaaaaaaaatatattcaggggagcagcagaaataaaataaaagcaaaactgaTCACTTGAATGAATCAGTGCCTGGCTGCGCAATTCCAACTAGGTATGTTTTTCATCAAACGCTAAAGCATTTCAAGAAAGTATTTTTTGTCTGCCCCACAGATCTCTGATAAGTGTGGAGAGATGTCAGTCCTGAACTAAggacggggtcacacatgcgagtctcgcatcaatacccggcaccatagtgtgcggctgcatgtatttctatgcaggtgAACGCTCCGataccgagtgccgggtattgatacgcgagtttcttgcatcacactcgcaagtgtgactacAGCCTATGCAGGAGTTTTAGAGCAAGACATACCTGAGAAATCGCTCAGCCAGGCTTTGATACATGTTCCTTGTTTGTTATGCCGCTTGAATCTTGAAGCCAGGTTTCTGTAAATATTTGTACTGTAATAAATGATATACCAATAAGAAGTTAATTCAGTCTGTTCCTAGGCTGACAACCAATATGGCAGCCGTTATGGCACTGACAGCAGTTGTAGCTCATCTCTGCATGTGACAGATGTACCACTTAGGAGTCCACCCCAGCACCGAGCTGTCATCTCCAGCTTTCCCAGGAACAGATGAACTACTCCGTAACTTTGGTTTGTGCTGTAGCCTGGAGGACAATTTACCTTATCTTTGAACACAAAAGCGATGTACATCTTGAAGTCAAACTGGTCAGCTAGAGACTCTTTCTTCTTCCTTAGCTGAGAGCGCAGTCTGTTCAGAGCCTGCTTCTTCCGTGagttggggtcccccattttttttttttttgtaatgccgCCACAAAGGCCTACAAAACTTCTAAAATGATCGCTAAATTTCGGGTACTTTCTTTTTGTGCATGTGAGACACCCAAGTCAACAGAAACAAGCCATGCTACCTCCTTCC
This is a stretch of genomic DNA from Ranitomeya variabilis isolate aRanVar5 chromosome 6, aRanVar5.hap1, whole genome shotgun sequence. It encodes these proteins:
- the C6H6orf62 gene encoding uncharacterized protein C6orf62 homolog, with product MGDPNSRKKQALNRLRSQLRKKKESLADQFDFKMYIAFVFKDKKKKSALFEVADVIPVMTNNYEENILKGVRDSSYSLESSLELLQKDVVQLHAPRYQSMRRDVIGCTQEMDFILWPRNDIEKIVCLLFSRWKGSEEPYRPVLAKFEFHHGDYEKHLLHVLSRNDKTGIVLNNPNQSVFLFIDKQHLQTPKSKATILKLCSICLYLPQEQLTHWAVGTIEDHLRPYMPE